A genome region from Streptomyces pratensis includes the following:
- the rpsG gene encoding 30S ribosomal protein S7: protein MPRKGPAPKRPVIIDPVYSSPLVTSLINKILLDGKRSTAERIVYGAMEGLREKTGADPVITLKRALENVKPSLEVKSRRVGGATYQVPIEVKPGRAATLALRWVVGYSRARREKTMTERLMNELLDASNGLGAAVKKREDTHKMAESNKAFAHYRW, encoded by the coding sequence ATGCCTCGTAAGGGCCCCGCCCCGAAGCGCCCGGTCATCATCGACCCGGTCTACAGCTCTCCTCTTGTCACCTCGCTGATCAACAAGATCCTGCTCGACGGCAAGCGTTCCACCGCCGAGCGGATCGTGTACGGCGCCATGGAAGGCCTCCGCGAGAAGACCGGCGCTGACCCGGTCATCACGCTGAAGCGCGCGCTTGAGAACGTCAAGCCCTCGCTCGAGGTCAAGTCCCGCCGTGTCGGTGGCGCCACCTACCAGGTGCCGATCGAGGTCAAGCCCGGCCGCGCCGCCACCCTCGCTCTGCGCTGGGTCGTGGGTTACTCCCGCGCCCGCCGCGAGAAGACCATGACCGAGCGCCTCATGAACGAGCTGCTCGACGCCTCCAACGGTCTTGGCGCTGCCGTCAAGAAGCGTGAGGACACCCACAAGATGGCCGAGTCCAACAAGGCCTTCGCGCACTACCGCTGGTAG
- a CDS encoding DNA-directed RNA polymerase subunit beta', whose amino-acid sequence MLDVNFFDELRIGLATADDIRTWSHGEVKKPETINYRTLKPEKDGLFCEKIFGPTRDWECYCGKYKRVRFKGIICERCGVEVTRAKVRRERMGHIELAAPVTHIWYFKGVPSRLGYLLDLAPKDLEKVIYFAAYMITFVDEERRTRDLPSLEAHVSVERQQIENRRDSDLENRAKKLETDLAELEAEGAKADVRRKVREGAEREMKQLRDRAQREIDRLDEVWSRFKNLKVQDLEGDELLYRELRDRFGTYFDGCMGAAALQKRLESFDLDEEAERLREIIRTGKGQKKTRALKRLKVVSAFLQTSNKPKGMVLDCVPVIPPDLRPMVQLDGGRFATSDLNDLYRRVINRNNRLKRLLDLGAPEIIVNNEKRMLQEAVDALFDNGRRGRPVTGPGNRPLKSLSDMLKGKQGRFRQNLLGKRVDYSARSVIVVGPQLKLHQCGLPKAMALELFKPFVMKRLVDLNHAQNIKSAKRMVERGRTVVYDVLEEVIAEHPVLLNRAPTLHRLGIQAFEPQLVEGKAIQIHPLVCTAFNADFDGDQMAVHLPLSAEAQAEARILMLSSNNILKPADGRPVTMPTQDMVLGLFFLTTDEEGRNVKGTDRAFGSTAEATMAFDARELSLQAKVDIRFPVGTMPPRGWVPPVAEEGEPEYQPGDTFRLRTSLGRALFNELLPEDYPFVDYSVGKKQLSEIVNDLAERYPKVIVAATLDNLKAAGFHWATRSGVTVAISDVVVPEAKKAIVRGYEEQDEKVQKQYERGLITKDERTQELIAIWTKATNEVAEAMNANFPKTNPIFMMVDSGARGNMMQMRQIAGMRGLVSNAKNETIPRPIKASFREGLTVLEYFISTHGARKGLADTALRTADSGYLTRRLVDVSQDVIIREEDCGTDRGLKLKIAVKGADGVLRKTDDVETSVYARMLAEDVVVDGKVIAPANVDLGDVLIDALVGAGVEEVKTRSVLTCESAVGTCAFCYGRSLATGKLVDIGEAVGIIAAQSIGEPGTQLTMRTFHTGGVAGDDITQGLPRVVELFEARTPKGVAPISEAKGRVRIEETEKTKKLVVTPDDGSEETAFPISKRARLLVGEGDPVEVGQKLTVGATNPHDVLRILGQRAVQVHLVGEVQKVYNSQGVSIHDKHIEIIIRQMLRRVTIIESGDAELLPGELVERSKFETENRRVVTEGGHPASGRPQLMGITKASLATESWLSAASFQETTRVLTDAAINAKSDSLIGLKENVIIGKLIPAGTGLSRYRNIRVEPTEEAKAAMYSAVGYDDIDYSPFGTGSGQAVPLEDYDYGPYNQ is encoded by the coding sequence GTGCTCGACGTCAACTTCTTCGACGAGCTGCGGATCGGCCTTGCCACCGCGGACGACATCCGGACCTGGTCCCACGGCGAAGTGAAGAAGCCGGAGACCATCAACTACCGCACGCTCAAGCCCGAGAAGGACGGACTCTTCTGCGAGAAGATCTTCGGTCCGACCCGGGACTGGGAGTGCTACTGCGGCAAGTACAAGCGTGTCCGCTTCAAGGGCATCATCTGTGAGCGCTGTGGCGTAGAGGTCACGCGCGCCAAGGTGCGCCGTGAGCGCATGGGTCACATCGAGCTTGCCGCTCCCGTCACCCACATCTGGTACTTCAAGGGCGTCCCGTCGCGCCTCGGATACCTGCTGGACCTCGCGCCGAAGGACCTCGAGAAGGTCATCTACTTCGCCGCGTACATGATCACGTTCGTCGACGAGGAGCGCCGCACGCGCGACCTCCCGTCGCTGGAGGCGCACGTCTCCGTCGAGCGCCAGCAGATCGAGAACCGCCGCGACTCGGACCTCGAGAACCGCGCCAAGAAGCTCGAGACCGACCTGGCCGAGCTCGAGGCCGAGGGCGCCAAGGCCGACGTACGCCGCAAGGTGCGCGAAGGTGCCGAGCGCGAGATGAAGCAGCTGCGCGACCGTGCGCAGCGCGAGATCGACCGTCTCGACGAGGTGTGGAGCCGCTTCAAGAACCTCAAGGTCCAGGACCTCGAGGGCGACGAGCTGCTCTACCGCGAGCTGCGTGACCGCTTCGGCACGTACTTCGACGGCTGCATGGGCGCCGCCGCGCTGCAGAAGCGCCTGGAGTCCTTCGACCTCGACGAGGAGGCCGAGCGCCTCCGCGAGATCATCCGGACCGGCAAGGGCCAGAAGAAGACCCGTGCGCTCAAGCGCCTCAAGGTCGTCTCCGCGTTCCTGCAGACCAGCAACAAGCCCAAGGGCATGGTGCTCGACTGCGTGCCGGTCATCCCGCCGGACCTGCGTCCGATGGTGCAGCTGGACGGTGGCCGCTTCGCGACCTCCGACCTGAACGACCTGTACCGCCGTGTGATCAACCGCAACAACCGCCTCAAGCGTCTCCTTGACCTCGGTGCCCCCGAGATCATCGTGAACAACGAGAAGCGGATGCTGCAGGAGGCCGTCGACGCGCTGTTCGACAACGGCCGCCGTGGTCGCCCGGTCACCGGTCCCGGTAACCGCCCCCTGAAGTCCCTCAGCGACATGCTGAAGGGCAAGCAGGGCCGTTTCCGTCAGAACCTCCTCGGCAAGCGCGTGGACTACTCCGCGCGTTCCGTGATCGTCGTCGGTCCGCAGCTCAAGCTGCACCAGTGCGGTCTGCCGAAGGCGATGGCGCTGGAGCTCTTCAAGCCGTTCGTGATGAAGCGCCTGGTGGACCTGAACCACGCGCAGAACATCAAGTCGGCCAAGCGCATGGTCGAGCGTGGCCGCACCGTCGTGTACGACGTCCTCGAAGAGGTCATCGCCGAACACCCGGTGCTGCTGAACCGTGCGCCCACGCTGCACCGCCTCGGCATCCAGGCCTTCGAGCCCCAGCTGGTCGAGGGCAAGGCCATCCAGATCCACCCGCTCGTCTGCACCGCGTTCAACGCGGACTTCGACGGTGACCAGATGGCCGTGCACCTGCCGCTCTCCGCGGAGGCGCAGGCCGAGGCCCGCATCCTGATGCTGTCCTCGAACAACATCCTGAAGCCGGCCGACGGTCGTCCCGTCACCATGCCGACCCAGGACATGGTGCTGGGCCTCTTCTTCCTCACCACGGACGAAGAGGGCCGCAACGTCAAGGGCACGGACCGCGCGTTCGGCTCCACGGCCGAGGCCACCATGGCCTTCGACGCCCGCGAGCTGTCGCTCCAGGCGAAGGTCGACATCCGCTTCCCGGTCGGCACCATGCCGCCGCGTGGCTGGGTGCCGCCGGTCGCCGAGGAGGGCGAGCCCGAGTACCAGCCGGGTGACACCTTCCGCCTGCGTACGAGCCTGGGCCGCGCGCTCTTCAACGAGCTGCTGCCCGAGGACTACCCGTTCGTCGACTACTCGGTGGGCAAGAAGCAGCTCTCCGAGATCGTCAACGACCTGGCCGAGCGCTACCCCAAGGTCATCGTGGCGGCGACGCTCGACAACCTGAAGGCGGCCGGTTTCCACTGGGCGACCCGCTCCGGTGTGACCGTGGCCATCTCCGACGTCGTCGTGCCCGAGGCCAAGAAGGCCATCGTCAGGGGCTACGAGGAGCAGGACGAGAAGGTCCAGAAGCAGTACGAGCGCGGTCTGATCACCAAGGACGAGCGCACGCAGGAGCTCATCGCGATCTGGACCAAGGCGACCAACGAGGTTGCCGAGGCGATGAACGCGAACTTCCCGAAGACCAACCCCATCTTCATGATGGTCGACTCGGGTGCCCGAGGAAACATGATGCAGATGCGTCAGATCGCGGGTATGCGTGGTCTGGTGTCGAACGCCAAGAACGAGACGATCCCGCGTCCCATCAAGGCGTCCTTCCGTGAGGGCCTCACCGTTCTGGAGTACTTCATCTCCACGCACGGTGCCCGTAAGGGTCTGGCGGACACCGCCCTGCGTACCGCCGACTCGGGTTACCTGACCCGTCGTCTGGTGGACGTCTCGCAGGACGTCATCATCCGCGAGGAGGACTGCGGCACCGACCGCGGCCTCAAGCTGAAGATCGCCGTCAAGGGTGCGGACGGAGTCCTGCGCAAGACGGACGACGTCGAGACCTCGGTCTACGCCCGCATGCTCGCCGAGGACGTCGTCGTCGACGGCAAGGTCATCGCGCCTGCCAACGTCGACCTCGGTGACGTCCTGATCGACGCCCTCGTGGGCGCCGGCGTCGAGGAGGTCAAGACCCGCTCGGTCCTGACCTGTGAGTCCGCGGTCGGCACCTGTGCCTTCTGCTACGGACGCTCGCTCGCCACCGGCAAGCTGGTCGACATCGGTGAGGCGGTCGGCATCATCGCCGCCCAGTCCATCGGTGAGCCCGGTACCCAGCTGACGATGCGTACCTTCCACACCGGTGGTGTGGCCGGTGACGACATCACGCAGGGTCTGCCCCGTGTCGTCGAGCTCTTCGAGGCGCGTACCCCCAAGGGTGTCGCCCCGATCTCGGAGGCCAAGGGCCGGGTCCGCATCGAGGAGACCGAGAAGACCAAGAAGCTCGTCGTCACCCCGGACGACGGCAGCGAGGAGACGGCGTTCCCGATCTCCAAGCGTGCCCGTCTCCTGGTGGGCGAGGGCGACCCGGTCGAGGTGGGCCAGAAGCTCACCGTCGGTGCCACCAACCCGCACGACGTGCTGCGGATCCTCGGTCAGCGCGCGGTCCAGGTCCACCTGGTCGGCGAGGTCCAGAAGGTCTACAACTCGCAGGGTGTGTCGATCCACGACAAGCACATCGAGATCATCATCCGGCAGATGCTGCGCCGCGTGACGATCATCGAGTCCGGCGACGCGGAGCTGCTGCCGGGCGAGCTCGTCGAGCGCTCGAAGTTCGAGACCGAGAACCGTCGTGTGGTCACCGAGGGCGGGCACCCCGCCTCCGGCCGTCCGCAGCTGATGGGTATCACCAAGGCCTCGCTCGCCACCGAGTCGTGGCTGTCGGCGGCGTCCTTCCAGGAGACGACCAGGGTCCTGACCGACGCGGCGATCAACGCCAAGTCGGACTCCCTGATCGGCCTCAAGGAGAACGTCATCATCGGTAAGCTCATCCCGGCCGGTACGGGTCTCTCCCGCTACCGCAACATCCGGGTCGAGCCGACCGAGGAGGCCAAGGCCGCGATGTACTCGGCCGTCGGCTACGACGACATCGACTACTCGCCGTTCGGCACGGGCTCCGGCCAGGCCGTTCCGCTGGAGGACTACGACTACGGTCCGTACAACCAGTAG
- the rpsL gene encoding 30S ribosomal protein S12 has product MPTIQQLVRKGRQDKVEKNKTPALEGSPQRRGVCTRVFTTTPKKPNSALRKVARVRLTSGIEVTAYIPGEGHNLQEHSIVLVRGGRVKDLPGVRYKIIRGSLDTQGVKNRKQARSRYGAKKEK; this is encoded by the coding sequence GTGCCTACGATCCAGCAGCTGGTCCGGAAGGGCCGGCAGGACAAGGTCGAGAAGAACAAGACGCCCGCGCTCGAGGGTTCGCCCCAGCGTCGTGGTGTCTGCACGCGTGTGTTCACGACCACCCCGAAGAAGCCGAACTCGGCGCTCCGTAAGGTCGCGCGTGTGCGTCTGACCTCCGGTATCGAGGTCACGGCCTACATCCCGGGTGAGGGGCACAACCTGCAGGAGCACTCCATCGTGCTCGTGCGTGGTGGCCGTGTGAAGGACCTGCCGGGTGTTCGTTACAAGATCATCCGCGGTTCGCTCGACACCCAGGGTGTCAAGAACCGCAAGCAGGCCCGCAGCCGCTACGGCGCCAAGAAGGAGAAGTAA